From Fusarium oxysporum f. sp. lycopersici 4287 chromosome 13, whole genome shotgun sequence, one genomic window encodes:
- a CDS encoding haloacid dehalogenase, type II (At least one base has a quality score < 10), with the protein MSQPTKIKAVFFDFMGTCLDWHRSVVQALPPAIPEAEASKLALEWRRRYFIANSERLAQKLEPEDIDDTLIRVLDNVLEDSPEHKRHFDAPIKEQLITAWHSQPAWPEVRKAIQSIRDDLGLEVFVHANGTTRLQLDLTRFAGLNFNMLFSSQLLGTYKPDLEAYNKALRLVKLKPEEVVLVAAHAYDLRGAQNVGIKTIYIHRWTDDVDEDMEKVKEEFGVFLEGMEELPATIERMKS; encoded by the coding sequence ATGTCGCAACCAACAAAGATAAAAGCAGTCTTCTTTGACTTCATGGGGACATGTCTTGATTGGCACAGGAGTGTCGTGCAGGCTCTACCTCCCGCCATTCCTGAAGCCGAAGCTTCCAAACTCGCTCTCGAATGGCGGCGACGTTacttcatcgccaacagcGAGCGCCTTGCTCAAAAGCTTGAGCCTGAAGACATAGATGACACGCTCATTCGCGTGCTTGACAACGTACTGGAAGACTCACCAGAGCATAAGCGACATTTCGATGCGCCAATCAAAGAACAGTTGATTACTGCTTGGCATTCTCAACCAGCTTGGCCAGAAGTTCGAAAGGCAATTCAATCGATCCGAGACGACCTTGGTCTGGAAGTCTTTGTTCACGCCAATGGTACAACACGTCTGCAGCTAGACCTAACTCGCTTCGCTGGGCTCAATTTCAATATGCTCTTCTCCAGCCAACTATTGGGGACGTACAAGCCAGATCTCGAGGCGTACAACAAGGCGTTGCGACTCGTCAAGCTCAAACCTGAAGAAGTTGTGTTGGTTGCGGCTCACGCATACGATCTGAGAGGAGCTCAAAATGTTGGAATCAAGACAATTTACATTCATCGTTGGAcggatgatgttgatgaggatatgGAGAAGGTGAAGGAAGAGTTTGGTGTTTTCCTGGAGGGGATGGAGGAGTTGCCTGCCACAATTGAGAGAATGAAATCTTGA